The Fundidesulfovibrio magnetotacticus genome has a window encoding:
- a CDS encoding STAS domain-containing protein, whose translation MGQHEFQSGADGEGLLLLSGEFNLADGGGLKAALQDALGRAPARLTLDLRQVAQPGLPFFQLLFALAAQARKVKRRVSLKGPLPEQFLSAAGALGISLVDFEQTFDLE comes from the coding sequence ATGGGCCAACACGAATTCCAATCGGGCGCGGACGGCGAGGGCTTGCTGCTCCTCTCCGGCGAGTTCAACCTGGCGGACGGCGGCGGCCTCAAAGCCGCGCTGCAGGACGCCCTGGGCCGGGCGCCTGCCCGTCTCACGCTCGACCTGCGCCAAGTTGCTCAGCCGGGATTGCCGTTTTTTCAGCTGCTCTTCGCGCTTGCCGCCCAGGCCCGCAAGGTCAAGCGCAGAGTGAGCCTCAAGGGCCCTCTCCCGGAGCAGTTTCTGAGTGCTGCGGGCGCCCTGGGCATTTCCCTCGTGGATTTTGAACAGACTTTCGACTTGGAGTGA
- the rimI gene encoding ribosomal protein S18-alanine N-acetyltransferase — MRLGPADIPGLVELERLCFAVPWNAKQYRTVMDNPPFRVFGLHHDEGLAAYLTLFASDFEMEILNIAVRPDLRRMGLGRRMLAHVLQLCRKMGIQRGYLEVRRSNAAARRLYEAFGFEEVGVRKGYYPDNREDAIVMRLEFETGQPG; from the coding sequence GTGCGCCTTGGCCCCGCCGACATCCCTGGCCTGGTGGAGCTGGAGAGGCTCTGCTTCGCCGTGCCCTGGAACGCCAAGCAGTACCGCACCGTGATGGACAACCCGCCCTTCCGGGTCTTCGGGCTGCATCACGACGAGGGCCTGGCCGCCTACCTGACGCTCTTCGCCTCGGACTTCGAGATGGAGATTCTGAACATCGCCGTGCGCCCGGACCTGCGGCGCATGGGGCTGGGCCGGAGAATGCTCGCCCACGTGTTGCAACTTTGCCGCAAAATGGGCATTCAACGTGGGTATTTGGAGGTGCGGCGCTCCAACGCGGCGGCCCGCAGGCTCTACGAGGCCTTCGGCTTCGAGGAGGTGGGCGTGCGCAAGGGCTACTACCCCGACAACCGCGAGGACGCCATCGTCATGCGCCTGGAATTCGAAACCGGTCAGCCCGGCTGA
- a CDS encoding methyl-accepting chemotaxis protein, with protein sequence MSQPQDQQPVDGEIQLAAARCVQHLEGLGAPFLAAFHSLENEFLRLGRELEGFNYRAAEVARQASELAEITSGDDILRAASTLRESLEVVGGACGNNAAEADAAGLAKIAEVSVSLSNIMRDFSRLVKHLTMLGIATRIESARIGGKGLGFATLADDVEKLAGKIESASDKILGMAVSLANQCTLAHRNIEEMAQSRSVCSQSVVELFRADLQAMEELMAHSRVTAGGISEDAGRVLENVSEAVLSMQFHDIVRQQLEHVGEALDEARVMAQDGPLSSGGHDAADWNELGGWVKDVLALQRSQLENAGTRFEGALQTVRSSLEGISSLVSSMADRARSLASKGGRSVLGQIEEEVRHIAASMREYHGLEQRMSQVMQAVGASIADMTASVAEIEEVGSEIELIAINASVKAAHTGDEGKPLGVLASAIQKLSVDARSQTERIMELLGSVDQASLAVDARAGGHSHVQGFEEAVEALDGEVTTLRTLEEQASAKAQLVGKLGGELSEHITAALGMLDFKHDLMASLSAAGRTVDELVVGLETALPPGAVYSQSPRLRQMLDRYTMDAERLVHENVLGAGGGDSGGDGDDNVELF encoded by the coding sequence ATGTCCCAGCCCCAGGATCAACAGCCGGTGGACGGCGAAATACAGCTGGCAGCCGCACGCTGCGTTCAGCACCTTGAAGGGCTGGGCGCGCCCTTTCTCGCTGCCTTTCATTCTCTGGAAAACGAATTCCTGAGGCTAGGGCGCGAACTGGAAGGGTTCAACTACCGGGCCGCCGAGGTTGCCCGCCAGGCCTCGGAGCTGGCCGAGATCACTTCCGGGGACGATATCCTGCGGGCGGCCTCCACGTTGCGCGAGTCGCTCGAGGTGGTGGGCGGAGCCTGTGGCAACAACGCCGCAGAGGCAGACGCCGCCGGGCTGGCCAAGATCGCGGAAGTCAGCGTCAGCCTTTCCAACATCATGCGCGATTTCAGCCGTCTGGTGAAACACCTGACCATGCTGGGCATTGCAACCCGCATCGAGAGCGCCCGCATCGGAGGCAAGGGGCTGGGCTTCGCCACCCTGGCCGACGACGTCGAGAAGCTCGCCGGGAAAATCGAATCCGCATCCGACAAGATCTTGGGCATGGCCGTAAGCCTGGCGAACCAGTGCACCCTGGCCCATCGCAACATCGAGGAGATGGCGCAGTCGCGCAGCGTTTGCTCGCAGTCGGTCGTGGAGCTCTTCCGGGCCGATCTCCAGGCCATGGAAGAGCTCATGGCCCATTCGCGCGTGACGGCGGGTGGCATCTCCGAAGATGCCGGGCGCGTGCTGGAGAACGTCTCCGAGGCCGTGCTCTCGATGCAGTTTCACGACATCGTGCGCCAGCAGCTCGAGCACGTTGGCGAGGCCCTGGACGAAGCCAGGGTCATGGCCCAGGACGGCCCGCTCTCCTCGGGCGGACACGACGCCGCCGACTGGAACGAGCTGGGCGGCTGGGTGAAGGACGTCCTGGCCCTGCAGCGTTCCCAACTGGAAAACGCGGGCACGCGGTTCGAGGGGGCCTTGCAGACGGTGCGTTCGAGCCTGGAGGGCATAAGCAGCCTGGTTTCCTCCATGGCGGACAGGGCGCGCTCCCTTGCCAGCAAGGGCGGCCGCAGCGTCCTGGGCCAGATCGAGGAGGAAGTGCGCCACATCGCGGCCTCCATGCGAGAATATCATGGCCTTGAACAGCGCATGTCCCAAGTGATGCAGGCCGTTGGCGCTTCCATCGCGGACATGACCGCTTCCGTTGCGGAAATCGAGGAGGTTGGTTCGGAAATCGAACTCATCGCCATCAACGCATCGGTCAAGGCGGCCCATACGGGAGATGAGGGCAAGCCCCTGGGCGTGCTCGCCTCCGCGATCCAGAAGCTCTCGGTGGACGCCAGAAGCCAGACCGAGCGCATCATGGAACTGCTGGGCTCCGTGGACCAGGCCTCGCTCGCCGTGGATGCGCGGGCGGGCGGGCACTCGCACGTGCAGGGTTTCGAGGAGGCGGTGGAGGCCCTCGACGGCGAGGTGACCACCCTGCGCACGCTGGAAGAGCAGGCCTCGGCCAAGGCCCAGCTCGTGGGCAAACTGGGCGGCGAACTTTCGGAACACATCACTGCGGCCCTGGGCATGCTCGATTTCAAGCACGATCTCATGGCCTCCCTGTCGGCGGCGGGCCGGACCGTGGACGAACTGGTTGTCGGTCTGGAGACCGCGTTGCCCCCGGGCGCGGTCTACTCCCAGTCTCCCAGGCTGCGCCAGATGCTCGACCGCTACACCATGGACGCAGAGCGCCTCGTGCATGAAAACGTGCTGGGCGCGGGGGGCGGCGACTCCGGCGGCGACGGCGACGACAACGTGGAACTTTTCTGA
- a CDS encoding response regulator translates to MKTIMTVDDSASVRQMVAFTLKNAGYGVIEAVDGKDAVSKLKGSVDMVVTDLNMPNMDGIQLIKAIRAQAAYKFIPIVMLTTESQPGKKQEGKDAGATGWIVKPFKPEQLLAVVQKVLR, encoded by the coding sequence ATGAAGACGATCATGACCGTGGATGACTCGGCCAGCGTGCGGCAGATGGTGGCCTTCACCTTGAAGAACGCAGGCTATGGGGTGATTGAGGCCGTGGACGGCAAGGATGCCGTGTCCAAACTCAAAGGTTCGGTGGATATGGTCGTCACCGACCTGAACATGCCCAACATGGACGGCATCCAGCTCATCAAAGCCATCCGGGCCCAGGCTGCGTACAAGTTCATCCCCATCGTCATGCTCACCACCGAGTCCCAGCCGGGCAAGAAGCAGGAAGGCAAGGACGCTGGGGCCACCGGCTGGATCGTGAAGCCCTTCAAGCCCGAACAACTGTTGGCCGTGGTGCAGAAGGTTCTGCGCTGA
- a CDS encoding MFS transporter, with amino-acid sequence MSPRLSAGLRPYRSTVFASLALAYMLVTFHRLCPAVTAVDMMRDLHAGGGLIGALSGAFFYSYALMQLPAGLLADSWGARKATSAFFLVAAAGAACMGLAPDAGWAMAGRVLVGVGMSMIWVSTLKTLAEWYRPERFAAMTGLLVACGGLGSLLASAPLAWVAQTAGWRNAFLGLAVVSVCVSALLWLVVRDTPAQAGFKGQDAPHGLPPGRQALWPGVRAVLSNRWGWLLAAWLLLDNGVFFSLAGLWAGPYLSHVHGLPPGASGLALSMFSVGLITGGPLMSAFSTRLLKSRKKALAICAGCLSVLMGVFWLLPDGLPVPAVFALFYLVGVTGGATPVVAFTSVKELFPVSLAGTAVGIMNSFPFVGGALFQPLLGAVLEANGRDASGAFTVEGYRTVFLVLFVTALLLTAVCLSLRETYRPQGR; translated from the coding sequence ATGTCCCCCAGACTGTCCGCAGGTTTGCGCCCCTACCGCTCCACGGTGTTCGCCTCCCTGGCTCTGGCCTACATGCTGGTGACCTTCCACCGGCTCTGCCCGGCCGTGACCGCCGTGGACATGATGCGCGACCTCCATGCGGGAGGGGGCCTCATCGGCGCGCTCTCCGGGGCTTTCTTTTACTCCTACGCGCTCATGCAGCTGCCCGCGGGGCTGCTGGCCGACTCCTGGGGCGCGAGAAAGGCCACCTCGGCCTTCTTCCTCGTGGCCGCCGCCGGGGCCGCGTGCATGGGGCTGGCCCCGGACGCCGGATGGGCCATGGCCGGACGCGTGCTGGTGGGCGTGGGCATGTCCATGATCTGGGTCTCCACGCTGAAAACCCTGGCCGAATGGTACCGCCCCGAGCGCTTCGCGGCCATGACCGGGCTCCTGGTGGCCTGCGGCGGCCTGGGGTCCCTGCTGGCCTCGGCGCCTCTGGCCTGGGTCGCCCAGACGGCCGGGTGGCGCAACGCCTTCCTGGGCCTGGCGGTGGTGAGCGTGTGCGTCTCCGCGCTGCTCTGGCTGGTGGTGCGCGACACCCCCGCCCAGGCCGGATTCAAGGGCCAGGACGCGCCCCACGGCCTGCCCCCGGGCCGCCAGGCCCTCTGGCCGGGCGTGCGCGCCGTGCTCTCCAACCGTTGGGGCTGGCTCCTGGCGGCCTGGCTCCTTTTGGACAACGGCGTCTTCTTCTCCCTGGCCGGGCTCTGGGCCGGACCGTACCTGAGCCACGTGCACGGGCTGCCCCCGGGAGCCTCGGGACTGGCCCTCTCCATGTTCTCCGTGGGTCTCATCACCGGGGGACCGCTCATGAGCGCGTTCTCCACCCGCCTGCTGAAGAGTCGTAAGAAGGCGCTTGCGATCTGCGCTGGCTGCCTGAGCGTCCTGATGGGGGTTTTCTGGCTCCTGCCGGACGGCCTTCCGGTCCCGGCCGTCTTCGCCCTGTTCTACCTGGTGGGAGTCACGGGTGGGGCCACGCCGGTGGTGGCCTTCACCTCGGTAAAGGAGCTCTTCCCGGTGTCCCTGGCGGGCACGGCGGTGGGAATCATGAACAGCTTCCCCTTCGTGGGCGGCGCGCTCTTCCAGCCCCTGCTGGGAGCCGTGCTGGAGGCCAACGGCCGCGACGCCTCGGGAGCCTTCACGGTGGAGGGCTACCGCACGGTGTTCCTGGTGCTCTTCGTCACGGCCCTCCTGCTCACGGCCGTGTGCCTGTCCCTCAGGGAAACCTACCGGCCCCAAGGACGGTGA
- the secG gene encoding preprotein translocase subunit SecG, with protein MDTLIATVHVIACLALVLLVLLQSGKEGMGVIFGGGSGSVFGSTGAGGLLVKLTAGFGALFLATSLGYNILISQGRKPEASVMDKAPVEQQAAPAENKRPNLFEEAKESPAQPK; from the coding sequence TTGGATACGCTCATCGCCACCGTACACGTCATCGCCTGCTTGGCCCTTGTGCTGCTCGTGCTGTTGCAGTCCGGCAAGGAAGGCATGGGAGTGATTTTCGGGGGAGGCAGCGGCTCCGTGTTCGGCAGCACCGGAGCCGGTGGGCTCCTGGTCAAGCTGACGGCCGGATTCGGCGCGCTGTTCCTGGCCACGTCCCTGGGGTACAACATCCTCATCAGCCAGGGGCGCAAGCCCGAGGCCTCGGTGATGGACAAGGCCCCCGTGGAGCAGCAGGCTGCTCCGGCCGAGAACAAGCGCCCCAACCTGTTCGAGGAGGCCAAAGAGTCTCCCGCGCAGCCCAAATAG
- a CDS encoding NUDIX domain-containing protein — MSTQQAGHGTELVEVVDLAGRPLALVSAWEAHRQSLPHRAVLVVFAPERDKVLLGRRAASAPAFPGRWDLTARGHVRPGEAVQDAARRLADRHMPGLAGAPRFQTALPPSPATDFEALSVFRCQAREIPEAAGSETLAVDREALSHLALEFRDLLAPEVLQAFEAGILFPGD; from the coding sequence ATGAGCACGCAGCAAGCTGGGCACGGGACCGAACTGGTGGAGGTGGTGGACCTTGCGGGCCGCCCCCTGGCCCTGGTATCGGCCTGGGAGGCGCATCGTCAATCCTTGCCGCACCGCGCGGTCCTGGTGGTGTTCGCGCCGGAGCGCGACAAGGTGCTGCTGGGCAGGCGCGCGGCATCGGCACCAGCCTTTCCCGGCCGCTGGGACCTCACCGCGCGCGGCCACGTGCGCCCGGGCGAGGCCGTGCAGGACGCCGCCCGCCGCCTGGCGGACCGCCACATGCCGGGCCTGGCCGGAGCGCCCCGGTTCCAGACGGCGCTGCCGCCCTCCCCGGCCACGGACTTCGAGGCCCTTTCGGTGTTCCGCTGCCAGGCGCGCGAGATTCCCGAAGCGGCCGGGAGCGAAACCCTGGCCGTGGACCGCGAGGCCCTGTCCCATCTGGCCCTTGAATTCCGCGACCTCCTGGCCCCCGAGGTGCTGCAGGCCTTCGAGGCGGGCATCCTCTTTCCCGGGGACTGA
- the tpiA gene encoding triose-phosphate isomerase translates to MKKLMAGNWKMYKLKDEAKETASALVKLLDGAAPEGREVLLIPPFTALRGVRKALKKAKGFALGAQNFYPSAQGAFTGEIAPEMLLDAGCAYALAGHSERRHILGESDAFVGEKVAFGLEKGLSMILCVGETLEERNAGRLEEVVRRQMEAGLAGVAPGVAPERLTVAYEPVWAIGTGLTAGPREILDAHALVRGVLAEKFAASAASMRILYGGSVKPENANEIILLDNVDGVLVGGSSLSAESFAKIAAA, encoded by the coding sequence ATGAAAAAGCTCATGGCCGGCAACTGGAAGATGTACAAGCTCAAGGACGAGGCCAAGGAAACGGCTTCCGCCCTTGTGAAGCTCCTGGACGGCGCGGCCCCCGAAGGGCGCGAGGTGCTCCTGATCCCGCCGTTCACGGCCCTGCGCGGCGTTCGCAAGGCCCTCAAGAAGGCCAAAGGCTTCGCCCTGGGCGCGCAGAACTTCTACCCATCGGCCCAGGGGGCCTTCACGGGGGAAATCGCGCCGGAGATGCTCCTGGACGCGGGCTGCGCCTACGCCCTGGCCGGGCATTCGGAGCGCCGCCACATCCTGGGCGAATCCGACGCCTTCGTGGGCGAGAAGGTGGCTTTCGGGCTGGAGAAGGGCCTGTCCATGATCCTGTGCGTGGGCGAGACCCTTGAGGAACGCAACGCGGGACGCCTGGAAGAGGTGGTGCGCCGCCAGATGGAGGCCGGGCTCGCGGGCGTGGCCCCGGGCGTGGCCCCGGAACGGCTTACGGTGGCCTACGAGCCGGTGTGGGCCATCGGCACGGGCCTTACGGCCGGGCCCCGGGAGATCCTGGACGCGCACGCCCTGGTGCGGGGTGTCCTGGCCGAGAAATTCGCCGCCTCTGCGGCTTCCATGCGCATCCTGTACGGAGGCTCGGTGAAGCCGGAGAACGCAAATGAAATAATCCTGCTTGACAACGTGGACGGAGTATTGGTAGGAGGCTCCTCCTTGAGCGCGGAAAGCTTCGCCAAGATCGCGGCGGCCTGA
- a CDS encoding phosphoglycerate kinase, which produces MPMRFLDEMDIQGKRLLVRVDYNVPMKDGVITDDGRITASLPTLELALSKGASLVLCSHLGKAKGVPDPKFSLAPAARRLSKLLGRPVAFAPDCVGPEVEAMAAALKSGEVLMLENLRFHAGEEKGDPEFAKSLAKLGEVYVNDAFGTAHRPHASVSGAAAHMAACCGGLLLKKEWDYLGKAMQDPARPFAAVSGGAKVSSKLAVLTNLLGMVDTLLIGGAMANTFFKARGLEVGKSLVENDLLAKAREIEALAKAKGVNFVLPVDAVISLDAGKPLAEMTPAGTCPVEAVPAEAVILDMGPKSVEAYAAALKDAKTVVWNGPVGAFENPAFAAGTMGVAGILAGLDAVTVIGGGDTAAAVQASGFAGKMSFISTGGGASLEFMEGKELPAFKALREYGK; this is translated from the coding sequence ATGCCCATGCGATTCCTGGACGAAATGGACATCCAAGGCAAACGCCTGCTGGTCCGCGTGGATTACAACGTGCCCATGAAGGACGGCGTCATCACCGACGACGGGCGCATCACCGCCAGCCTGCCCACCCTGGAGCTGGCCCTCTCCAAGGGCGCTTCCCTGGTGCTGTGCTCCCATCTGGGCAAGGCCAAGGGCGTGCCCGATCCCAAGTTCTCCCTGGCCCCGGCGGCGCGCAGGCTTTCGAAGCTGCTCGGACGCCCCGTGGCCTTCGCCCCCGACTGCGTGGGGCCCGAGGTGGAGGCCATGGCCGCCGCGCTCAAGTCCGGCGAGGTGCTCATGCTGGAGAACCTGCGCTTCCACGCGGGCGAGGAAAAGGGCGACCCCGAGTTCGCGAAGTCCCTGGCCAAGCTGGGCGAGGTGTACGTCAACGACGCCTTCGGCACGGCCCACCGTCCCCACGCCTCGGTGTCCGGGGCTGCGGCCCACATGGCGGCCTGCTGCGGCGGACTGCTGCTCAAGAAGGAGTGGGACTACCTGGGCAAGGCCATGCAGGACCCGGCGCGTCCCTTCGCCGCCGTCTCCGGCGGGGCCAAGGTGTCCTCCAAGCTGGCGGTGCTCACCAACCTCCTGGGCATGGTGGACACGCTGCTCATCGGCGGGGCCATGGCCAACACCTTCTTCAAGGCCCGGGGCCTGGAGGTGGGCAAGTCCCTCGTGGAAAACGACCTGCTGGCCAAGGCCCGGGAGATCGAGGCCCTGGCCAAGGCCAAGGGCGTGAACTTCGTGCTGCCCGTGGACGCCGTGATCTCGCTGGACGCGGGCAAGCCCCTGGCCGAGATGACCCCGGCCGGGACCTGTCCCGTGGAGGCGGTGCCCGCCGAAGCGGTGATCCTGGACATGGGGCCGAAATCGGTGGAGGCCTACGCGGCGGCCCTGAAGGACGCCAAAACCGTGGTGTGGAACGGCCCCGTGGGCGCGTTCGAGAACCCGGCCTTCGCGGCGGGCACCATGGGCGTGGCCGGCATCCTGGCCGGGCTGGACGCGGTGACGGTGATAGGCGGGGGCGACACGGCGGCGGCGGTGCAGGCCTCGGGCTTTGCGGGGAAGATGAGCTTCATCTCCACCGGCGGCGGCGCGTCTCTGGAATTCATGGAAGGCAAGGAGCTGCCTGCCTTCAAGGCGCTCAGGGAGTACGGCAAATGA
- a CDS encoding DedA family protein: MLEMLEGLIRDYGYLALFVGTFLEGETILLVAGFLAFSGQLDLWLCILAAFAGSLSGDQTAFYVGRWKGRQFVENRPKWKSRVARVHKMLDRFHEVLILTFRFFYGVRNLTPFILGTTDISGLKFFALNAIGAFVWAVSFGYAGYFFGTVVASVLKDVHRIEMYILGAAAVVGLTVWYVRKRKKSGQEEEEAPGGEQAPAPSAPDRDDPVRQDDGARK; encoded by the coding sequence ATGCTTGAAATGCTCGAAGGGCTCATCCGGGATTACGGCTATCTCGCCTTGTTCGTGGGCACGTTCCTTGAGGGGGAGACCATCCTCCTGGTGGCCGGGTTCCTGGCCTTCAGCGGCCAGCTCGACCTGTGGCTGTGCATCCTTGCCGCCTTCGCGGGCAGCCTCTCTGGCGACCAGACGGCCTTCTACGTGGGCCGCTGGAAGGGACGCCAGTTCGTGGAGAACCGCCCCAAATGGAAATCGCGCGTGGCGCGCGTCCACAAGATGCTGGACCGCTTCCACGAAGTGCTCATCCTCACGTTCCGTTTCTTCTACGGCGTGCGCAACCTCACGCCCTTCATCCTGGGCACCACGGACATCTCCGGCCTCAAGTTCTTCGCCCTCAACGCCATAGGGGCCTTCGTGTGGGCCGTGAGCTTCGGCTACGCGGGCTATTTCTTCGGTACCGTGGTGGCCAGCGTGCTCAAGGACGTGCACCGCATCGAGATGTACATCCTCGGAGCGGCCGCCGTGGTGGGCCTGACGGTCTGGTATGTGCGCAAGCGCAAGAAATCCGGCCAGGAAGAGGAGGAAGCCCCGGGCGGCGAGCAGGCGCCCGCCCCCTCCGCGCCGGACCGGGATGATCCCGTCCGACAGGATGACGGCGCGCGGAAGTAA
- a CDS encoding CheR family methyltransferase, translated as MTAQLSVPAPPQGVLRPRSLTDREFNRLAEFIYSECGIKLSTAKKTMLEARLHKRLRTLGLSSYDAYCDYLFTPRGIELELINLIDSVTTNTTEFFREPKHFDVLTNRVLPEFARRAGAGPFRLWSAGCSSGEEPYTLSIVLSEFMARNQGFNFSILATDISTQVLRRAMSGTYPEERVKGVPFEYKKRYMLRGKNTCEGLIRFSKEIKSHIRFERLNFMEEFAFDKPMHVIFCRNVIIYFDRKTQENLLSRFCQCLGPGGHLFIGHSESITGMNLPLEPVAPTVYKRI; from the coding sequence GTGACGGCCCAACTCTCAGTCCCGGCGCCCCCCCAGGGCGTGCTGCGGCCCCGCAGTCTGACGGACCGCGAATTCAACCGCCTGGCCGAGTTCATCTATTCCGAATGCGGCATCAAGCTTTCCACGGCCAAGAAGACCATGCTGGAGGCGCGGCTGCACAAGCGCCTGCGCACCCTGGGGCTCAGCTCCTACGACGCCTATTGCGATTACCTCTTCACGCCCAGGGGCATCGAACTGGAGCTCATCAACCTCATCGATTCCGTCACCACCAACACCACGGAGTTCTTCCGCGAGCCCAAGCACTTCGACGTGCTCACCAACCGCGTCCTCCCGGAGTTCGCGCGCCGCGCGGGCGCAGGGCCGTTCCGGCTGTGGAGCGCGGGCTGCTCCTCGGGCGAGGAGCCCTACACCTTGAGCATCGTGCTCTCGGAGTTCATGGCACGCAACCAGGGCTTCAATTTTTCCATCCTGGCCACCGACATCTCCACCCAGGTGCTCCGGCGCGCCATGAGCGGCACCTACCCCGAAGAACGGGTCAAGGGCGTGCCCTTCGAGTACAAGAAACGCTACATGCTGCGCGGCAAGAACACCTGCGAGGGGCTCATCCGCTTCTCCAAGGAGATCAAATCCCACATCCGCTTCGAGCGCCTGAACTTCATGGAGGAGTTCGCCTTCGACAAACCCATGCACGTGATCTTCTGCCGCAACGTGATCATCTACTTCGACCGCAAGACCCAGGAAAACCTCCTCTCGCGGTTTTGCCAGTGCCTGGGGCCGGGGGGACACCTGTTCATCGGCCATTCGGAATCCATAACCGGTATGAATTTGCCCCTGGAACCCGTGGCCCCTACGGTGTACAAGAGAATCTAG
- a CDS encoding chemotaxis protein CheA, with protein sequence MEDTHRQAFRDEAADLLSELEEALLELDEDPGDMETVNRVFRAMHTLKGSGAMFGFDDVAHFTHEVETVFDLVRSGKMSVTKELLDVTLASKDHVKVLLENDGEDLSRFVPQGMAILDRFNALSKRVAGAAAQEQAPGVLLQETPGQGCTEGEERVYRVRLRPSKGIYATGNNPAYLLEDLAAKGSVKLFAHLEDIPPLEDLEPEDCHVWWDALVTTSAPEASLRDIFLFVEDECQVEITLLDASADTEILRLGEILVDRGDVSPEGLRQALRGQKRLGAILAEEGLLPGKSVDAALAEQNLMRERQEGRRPEVSASLRVSAEKLDVLQDLVGELVIVQAQIRQIAPELGHPLMLTLSEQLERLSDEIRDSTLSIRMLPIGSTFGTYRRLVRDLSAETGKEIDLVTSGEDTELDKTVLDRLGDALVHLLRNSIDHGVEPPAEREAVGKPRRGSVRLEAEHSGGDVVIRVEDDGRGIDPAKVRAKAVERGLMAPDAEYSNRQILDFIFQPGFSTARTVSSVSGRGVGMDVVKRVVNSMRGQIELDSVPGRGSTVTIRLPLTLAIIDGLQVRVADQGYVMPLDLVEECVELERASQNPEDRRRTINLRGEVVPYVSLREWFGFNGKAPAIEQVVVLTVEGSRLGMVVDQVVGEHQTVIKSLGPMFRGLEGFSGATIQGDGTMSLILDVKRIARLARGDAL encoded by the coding sequence ATGGAAGACACCCACCGCCAAGCTTTCCGGGACGAGGCAGCAGACCTCCTCTCGGAACTCGAAGAAGCCCTGCTGGAACTCGACGAGGACCCGGGCGACATGGAAACCGTGAACCGCGTGTTCCGGGCCATGCACACCCTCAAGGGCTCCGGGGCCATGTTCGGGTTCGACGACGTTGCCCACTTCACGCACGAAGTGGAGACCGTGTTCGACCTCGTGCGCTCCGGCAAGATGTCCGTCACCAAGGAGTTGCTCGACGTGACCCTGGCCTCCAAGGATCACGTCAAGGTGCTGTTGGAGAACGACGGCGAAGACCTCTCGCGTTTCGTGCCCCAGGGCATGGCCATTCTTGATCGTTTCAACGCCCTGTCCAAGAGAGTGGCCGGCGCCGCCGCCCAGGAGCAGGCCCCAGGGGTGCTTCTCCAGGAGACCCCCGGGCAGGGCTGCACCGAAGGCGAAGAGCGCGTCTACCGCGTGCGCCTGCGGCCCAGCAAGGGCATCTACGCCACCGGCAACAACCCCGCCTACCTCCTGGAAGACCTGGCGGCCAAGGGCAGCGTCAAGCTGTTCGCCCATCTGGAAGACATCCCCCCCCTGGAAGACCTCGAGCCCGAGGACTGCCACGTCTGGTGGGATGCGCTCGTCACCACCAGCGCCCCCGAGGCCTCCCTGCGCGACATCTTCCTCTTCGTGGAGGACGAATGCCAGGTGGAGATAACCCTCCTGGACGCATCGGCCGACACCGAGATCCTGCGCCTGGGCGAAATTCTGGTGGACCGGGGAGACGTCTCGCCCGAGGGGCTGCGCCAGGCGCTGCGCGGGCAGAAACGCCTGGGCGCGATCCTCGCCGAGGAGGGCCTTCTGCCCGGCAAGTCCGTGGATGCGGCGCTGGCCGAGCAGAACCTCATGCGCGAGCGCCAGGAGGGCCGCAGGCCCGAGGTTTCGGCCAGCCTGCGCGTCTCGGCCGAAAAGCTCGACGTGCTCCAGGATCTGGTGGGCGAACTGGTCATCGTGCAGGCCCAGATCCGTCAGATCGCACCTGAACTGGGCCACCCGCTCATGCTCACGCTCTCGGAGCAGCTCGAACGCCTGAGCGACGAAATCCGCGACTCCACGCTGTCCATCCGCATGCTGCCCATCGGCTCCACCTTCGGCACCTACCGCCGCCTCGTGCGCGACCTCTCCGCCGAAACCGGCAAGGAGATCGACCTCGTGACCTCCGGCGAGGACACCGAACTGGACAAAACCGTGCTGGACCGCCTGGGCGACGCCCTGGTGCACCTTCTGCGCAACTCCATCGACCACGGCGTGGAACCCCCTGCCGAGCGCGAGGCCGTCGGCAAACCGCGGCGCGGCTCGGTCCGCCTGGAGGCCGAACACTCCGGCGGCGATGTGGTCATCCGCGTGGAGGACGACGGCCGGGGCATCGACCCGGCGAAAGTCCGGGCCAAGGCCGTGGAGCGCGGGCTCATGGCCCCGGACGCCGAATACTCCAACCGGCAGATCCTGGACTTCATCTTCCAACCCGGTTTCTCCACGGCGCGCACCGTCTCCAGCGTGTCGGGGCGCGGCGTGGGCATGGACGTGGTCAAGCGCGTGGTGAACTCCATGCGCGGGCAGATCGAGCTGGATTCCGTCCCCGGGCGGGGCAGCACGGTGACCATCCGCCTGCCGCTGACCCTGGCCATCATCGACGGGCTCCAGGTGCGCGTGGCGGACCAGGGCTACGTGATGCCCCTGGACCTGGTGGAAGAGTGCGTGGAGCTTGAGCGCGCCTCCCAGAACCCCGAGGACAGGCGGCGCACCATCAACCTGCGCGGCGAGGTGGTTCCCTACGTGAGCCTGCGCGAGTGGTTCGGTTTCAACGGCAAGGCTCCGGCCATCGAACAGGTGGTGGTGCTCACGGTGGAGGGCTCGCGCCTCGGCATGGTGGTGGATCAGGTGGTGGGCGAGCACCAGACCGTGATCAAGAGCCTCGGCCCCATGTTTCGCGGGCTGGAAGGCTTTTCCGGAGCCACCATCCAGGGCGACGGCACCATGTCGCTCATACTCGACGTCAAGCGCATCGCGCGCCTTGCCCGGGGAGACGCCCTGTGA